In Motacilla alba alba isolate MOTALB_02 chromosome 2, Motacilla_alba_V1.0_pri, whole genome shotgun sequence, the DNA window TGCTAGAAAGCCTCTTCCACTGTGCTCAGCACATAACAACAGATGGGGCTAAATGCCTTGTTCTCACACCTGCAGGCTTTGATGATGCTCTTTCCAGGTTATTCTGTTGTATGGTATGTGATAAAACTGATGTTCAAGATTTgatggagagctgcagagcacaatAACTCCATTATGTTAATATGttttagtgtatttttaagGTTAGATACAATACCTCTAATACCTTTAAGAACATTGGCATTCCAGAAATTACAATTTTAGAAGAAGATAAACTTCCAAATTTTCTCTATTCCAAATTTCTCTATTGTTCATGGGCTTTAGTTGAACCATCAACAAGAAGATGTGGTAGTGAGGTTGAATCTATAGATGTCCCCCACTTTATTTCAACTTTGAAGCCAGTTTGTAGAGGAAGTGCTGTTGTTTGTGCTAAGACCTTCTTAAAACAGTTAGATGATGGTGACAAATACAATCTGTTAGTTTCTGGTAATGGGAATCAATTCTCTTGATTAGTGACCATTTGTAAGAATCTGGGATTTTTTGAGGGTGATTTAATTTCCCATATCAACTCTTTCCTAGAGTGACATGATAGCATTGCATTTGTGACAATACAATTACTATCTGGACTGAAATGGTCGGATACAACAGGCAGCTGTAATGTTAGACATTGTTGGTGATGATATACAAGATAATATAGGTACAAAAGCAAATCCAAAAATTCTATTACAACAGAATGCTATTGCTGATATCTTTTAAGACACAATGTGGATCAAAACTTCTGTCTGAAAAGGAGTCAAATATTGTTGTATTGGTTATAGTTGTCGAATTAGATATAAATGTGGCTCTCTAAACCTTTGAGTTGCACAACTGGTTGTACTACATTTTGCctcatgaaatgttttctggCCCCACATTTATAGTGGACTGTGTGTCAACTCCTCTATTGCAATGAAGCACCTGAGCATCTTTTGAAGCAAGTTGCTGCAAATAAGTATTGCAACACCCCTACCACCATCACAATTTTGCTATTATGTGGTGTCCAGTTTGATTTGCCATCATAGTAATCTAGGACCGAAAATGGGATCTAGATTTTCCAGAGGTTCCTTTATAGGCCACAACTTGTTCACTCACCATggatctttattttttttttttttttttttgcataatatTTACCTCAAGCTTGCTTCAGGCTAATGTCTCAATAATTTCCACTCCTTTCTCAGGTCCTTACCACAAAGGACTTGACTAATGATCCATGGAcaaaatgaagcatttaaaTTTATTCATTAATCATTCATCTCCAGCTCATTGAAAACTTTAAACTTCCACAAAATTAAGATAGAACATTGAGGAGTGATTGAGGGAGACAGCTCTCAGAGAGCTAAAAAAGACTGgtaaacacaaaaacaaaaaatacattaggCAGAGTGTCTGCAAGTGTCACATGGGCATAGGTATTGTTCCAGTTTACATAAACTTTAAGTACTGAATTACAAAGCCTTTATTTGGGCCAACACAGTGGGGAAATCTGGGGAAGCGTACAGTCACTGTCAACACCGCCAGTAATTATTCTCTCTTCCAATTAATGGTGACATAGATTAATTATCAGATGAGGCAAAGCCAATTGCAATCAGTCACCCAGAGCTGAAATTAGATCGTTCCTGACAGCAGCATGAAAGTCACCTGTTTCATTGTTATGGATTTGCTGTAAGTAAAAGAATGGCAAGGCATGCTGGGAGGTGAGTGAGTTTTTCGTCCATGGAAGTGTGAAATGGCAAACAGGTGAATGTCCAATTACACTGTTATCTGAACTGTGTGActtttcttgtcttttatttctgcatccAAGATACACTGGTTGTTTGCATTGTTGTCTGTAGTCGGCGAGCCATCTGTCAAAGAACGCAAGAAAGCAGTGATGTGCTGGATTGCTTTTGACAACTCCCCCTGTTTagaatggaaaaacaaacaaaatcaataaGTACTCattaattaagaaaacaaagcattATTATGAAATCAAACATGTGGAAAAGTTActaacaataacaataaaaacaatCACTACCTCTGATGGGGAGTTGAAAAACCCACTATGTGACTTCGTGAAGGACTCTATTTAATAGCACCCCCTGACATCAGCGAGGCTGGTCATGGAGGTAAAAGACACTACGACTATCTTCATTTTCAGTACATTACCATGCAGTAAGTCTGACATCATGCTGCTCTGACAGTAATTTATGACCAGCTGATATCACACTTTCAGACCTGGAAGCTAAAGCCTAGCAGGAGCCTTGGGGGATCTAGGTGAGTACATGCTGGAATTGCATGTGTACTACTGTGAAGCCCTTTTAGGACCTAATTTTCATGATGAGATAAGCAAATATTATGAAAATGAATCAAactattttcttcatattttctgtCATGATTGCTCCCCATCACATTGCCAGGCAAGAGCACAACAGAAAGATATGTTGATGCATCAAGGTAGCAGAACTCAGTTTGTCCAGACACATCCTGCAGCACTTCCACAATGCCACCTGACCCAGTAACTGTGTTTCTCATCACCTTCTGTGTTGCCATTGTGCATTTTGCATCTCCTACTCCCAGCGCAGCTGGGTCTGACCTTGTCATAATATCTCCTTTTGAAAAGgttaattgctatttttttcgGTTGTTTCTCAGAAGCCTATCAAATACTGTGGTGATTTAGGAATTAGTCTTATGATTCAAACCATTTATGATGATGGAATCAAGCAACAACCACAGCAGACAGATGCTGCGAATGATTAGCACCTAAGACCCACCTCTAAAAGTCACGTTCGTTTGTCCACCACTCCCAGCTGGGCCTGCCTTACCATGTAAGAGATTATTCCTGCAAGAAGAGATTCTGATGTAAGGAAATTACAGGGAGACCTCCTCAGAGGAAATTCCCAGGTCCAATGCCACTTGTTTAGTCTCTGGCTCTCCCCCAAATTCTCAAAAGTTTGAATGGATAAATCCCTATATCACTCTGAGGCAACCCAATGCTGTTCTTACCTTAAAGAAAATGGGGTTGTTTAGGAAAACACCTATAATTTCTACACTGAAGTAAATGAATGCAAATGCACAACTGGCTCTTCTCAAGGTAATTTTTTGTGTTACCATTATCTAGTCTTTATTAATTTCTTGTTGCTTACTCACATTTTAGTGTTCAAAAACTAAACCAAGCTGTCTGTCTCCATGAGGATTGAACTTATTTAGATGAGTATTGCATTCTTAAAAATACTCCCAAAAATTTCCTGGGACTGGAAAAACATTCAGAATAGTTTGGTTTATCAGCCAGCCACAAAGGTGAGTTCATGAGATGCCACTTatgttcttcctctttttttttttttaaattttattatcaAAATAGTTAAATACTAAGT includes these proteins:
- the CCDC178 gene encoding coiled-coil domain-containing protein 178 — encoded protein: MERGHAGRVVELLQRGLSSQAGLARIQAASQENAQKILAVQGELSKAIQHITAFLRSLTDGSPTTDNNANNQCILDAEIKDKKSHTVQITV